From a region of the uncultured Desulfatiglans sp. genome:
- a CDS encoding Radical SAM domain protein: MPRYVFGPVPSRRLGLSLGIDLLPPKTCSFDCLYCEVGRTTLKLSEPRPLVSVAEVLEEARTILETATTDVVTLAGSGEPTLHSGIGEVIAGLRDLSLEPVVLLTNGSLFWRKEVVHRVLAADVIMPTLCSAYPETFARIHRPHPDITLEKVIRGIRSLRNAYTGRLAMEVVLLAGINDTPQEIEALKDVLDELHADAVYLNTVARPPSDPTARAVAREKLEAVRTFLGESAEMVVSKPLAAGSGKGLSAAEVLIEVIRRRPLRLMDVCSSLGLTKDAAEALIRGFEVKGRIRPREQSGEVYYTSTEDDGR, encoded by the coding sequence ATGCCTAGGTATGTTTTCGGGCCGGTGCCCTCAAGGCGGCTGGGTCTGTCCCTGGGCATCGATCTTCTGCCTCCGAAAACCTGCTCATTCGACTGCCTTTACTGCGAGGTGGGCCGCACGACGTTGAAACTGAGTGAACCGCGGCCGCTGGTTTCTGTGGCGGAGGTCCTTGAGGAGGCCAGAACCATCTTGGAGACGGCGACCACCGATGTCGTTACGCTGGCGGGCTCCGGCGAACCGACCTTGCACAGCGGTATCGGCGAGGTCATCGCTGGACTTCGGGATTTGAGTTTAGAACCCGTCGTGCTGTTGACGAACGGGTCCCTTTTTTGGCGAAAGGAGGTCGTCCACAGGGTTCTGGCGGCGGATGTGATCATGCCTACCTTGTGCAGCGCCTATCCCGAAACCTTTGCCCGGATCCATCGCCCGCACCCCGATATCACCCTCGAGAAGGTGATTCGGGGGATCCGGTCTCTAAGGAATGCTTATACCGGACGGCTGGCCATGGAGGTCGTTCTGCTGGCCGGTATCAACGACACGCCCCAGGAGATCGAGGCATTGAAAGACGTTTTGGACGAGCTTCACGCTGATGCCGTCTACCTGAACACGGTTGCAAGGCCTCCATCCGATCCCACGGCCAGGGCCGTCGCTCGGGAGAAGCTGGAGGCCGTCAGGACGTTTCTAGGCGAGAGTGCTGAAATGGTTGTATCGAAGCCGCTGGCAGCCGGTTCGGGAAAAGGGCTTTCGGCTGCTGAGGTCCTGATCGAGGTGATCAGGAGAAGACCTCTCAGGTTAATGGATGTCTGTTCATCCCTCGGGTTGACGAAGGATGCCGCTGAAGCCCTGATCAGGGGTTTCGAAGTCAAGGGGCGTATCCGACCCCGGGAACAGAGTGGCGAAGTCTATTATACGAGTACAGAAGACGATGGAAGATGA